From Actinomyces slackii, a single genomic window includes:
- the ychF gene encoding redox-regulated ATPase YchF — protein MALTIGIVGLPNVGKSTLFNALTRATVLAANYPFATIEPNVGVVPLPDERLGRLAELFNSARTVPATVSFVDIAGIVRGASEGEGLGNQFLANIREADAICMVTRAFEDPDVVHVDGKVVPASDIETIATELVLADIQTLEKAIPRLEKEVRGKKTEAAVLETAKAALAVLEEGTLLSAGAAAAGIDAEVLRTFQLMTTKPFIYVFNMDDAGMGDEAKQAELRALVAPAEAVFLDAQFEAELVELEPEEAAEMLQDNGQEESGLDKLARVGFDTLGLQTYLTAGEKEARAWTIPKGATAPQAAGVIHTDFERGFIKAEIVSYEDLLEYGSVAEARAHGRVRMEGKDYIMADGDVVEFRFNV, from the coding sequence GTGGCCCTGACTATTGGAATCGTCGGACTGCCCAACGTCGGCAAGTCCACCCTGTTCAACGCCCTGACCCGCGCGACCGTGCTCGCCGCGAACTATCCCTTCGCGACCATCGAGCCCAATGTGGGAGTGGTGCCGCTGCCCGATGAGCGCCTGGGCAGGCTCGCCGAGCTCTTCAACTCGGCCCGGACCGTGCCCGCGACGGTGTCCTTCGTGGACATCGCCGGGATTGTGCGCGGCGCCAGCGAGGGTGAGGGGCTGGGCAACCAGTTCCTGGCCAACATCCGGGAGGCCGACGCGATCTGCATGGTGACCCGGGCCTTCGAGGACCCCGACGTGGTGCACGTGGACGGCAAGGTGGTGCCGGCATCGGATATCGAGACCATCGCCACCGAGCTGGTGCTCGCCGACATCCAGACCCTGGAGAAGGCGATCCCGCGCCTGGAGAAGGAGGTGCGCGGCAAGAAGACCGAGGCGGCTGTCCTGGAGACCGCCAAGGCGGCGCTGGCCGTCCTGGAGGAGGGCACGCTCCTGTCCGCGGGGGCGGCGGCCGCGGGGATCGACGCCGAGGTGCTGAGGACCTTCCAGCTCATGACCACCAAGCCCTTCATCTACGTGTTCAACATGGACGATGCCGGCATGGGGGATGAGGCCAAGCAGGCCGAGCTCCGGGCGCTGGTGGCCCCGGCGGAGGCGGTGTTCCTCGACGCCCAGTTCGAGGCCGAGCTGGTGGAGCTGGAGCCCGAGGAGGCCGCCGAGATGCTGCAGGACAACGGCCAGGAGGAGTCGGGCCTGGACAAGCTGGCGCGGGTCGGCTTTGACACGCTGGGCCTGCAGACCTACCTGACGGCGGGGGAGAAGGAGGCCCGGGCCTGGACCATCCCCAAGGGCGCGACGGCGCCCCAGGCCGCCGGCGTCATCCACACCGACTTCGAGCGCGGCTTCATCAAGGCCGAGATCGTCAGCTATGAGGACCTCCTGGAGTACGGCTCCGTGGCCGAGGCCCGCGCCCACGGCCGCGTCCGCATGGAGGGCAAGGACTACATCATGGCCGACGGTGATGTGGTGGAGTTCCGCTTCAACGTGTGA
- a CDS encoding DNA recombination protein RmuC: protein MTIPIGALTLLLLLVAAISGALGYAVALIRGVSRGAGGSPDAGLRAEAASWRARAEELSTRASLAEERAERDGAILRALAPVRSQLEQVGTRVEAMEQARARQHAALAEQLRASALTGRELARSTASLEGALRSRSTRGLWGEVELARILEASGMLRHVDFAEQRLVSSLLRDGPGGSGGSGLAASRPLPEGADGARPDVVIRLPGEGYLAVDAKAPMDSYLEACAIEGADEEADSRRAGLMAAHARALRSHIDDLAGRRYDRALGESPQVVALFVPAEPVLAAALEADPALMEHAVTRGIALTSPAGLLALLRTCATAWARTAVADDARELLELGRTLYERLGTVAGHLDALGAALRRSVTAYNRAVGSMETRLLVTARSLETLGADLPGPSPIDADASQLRSFSSPELSEH from the coding sequence ATGACGATTCCCATCGGTGCGCTCACCCTCCTGCTGCTCCTCGTGGCGGCGATCAGCGGGGCACTCGGCTATGCCGTGGCCCTGATCCGCGGCGTCTCCCGCGGCGCTGGTGGGAGCCCGGATGCCGGGCTTCGCGCCGAGGCCGCCTCCTGGCGGGCGCGGGCCGAGGAGCTGTCCACCCGGGCCTCCCTGGCTGAGGAGCGCGCCGAGCGTGACGGCGCCATCCTGCGCGCCCTGGCCCCGGTGCGCAGTCAGCTCGAGCAGGTCGGCACTCGGGTCGAGGCCATGGAGCAGGCCCGGGCTCGCCAGCACGCGGCCCTGGCCGAGCAGCTGCGGGCCAGTGCCCTGACCGGTCGGGAGCTGGCGCGCTCGACCGCCTCCCTGGAGGGCGCCCTGCGCTCGCGCTCGACGCGCGGCCTGTGGGGTGAGGTCGAGCTCGCCCGCATCCTGGAGGCCTCAGGGATGCTGCGCCATGTGGACTTCGCCGAGCAGCGCCTGGTCTCCTCGCTGCTGCGCGACGGCCCCGGTGGCTCCGGTGGCTCCGGGCTGGCCGCCTCGCGCCCCCTCCCCGAGGGTGCCGATGGCGCCCGGCCCGATGTGGTCATCCGCCTGCCGGGAGAGGGCTACCTGGCGGTGGATGCCAAGGCGCCCATGGACTCCTACCTGGAGGCCTGCGCGATCGAGGGCGCCGATGAGGAGGCCGACTCCCGGCGTGCCGGGCTCATGGCCGCCCACGCCCGGGCCCTGCGCTCCCACATCGATGACCTGGCGGGGCGGCGCTACGACCGCGCCCTGGGGGAGTCCCCGCAGGTCGTGGCCCTGTTCGTCCCGGCGGAGCCGGTTCTGGCCGCGGCGCTGGAGGCGGATCCGGCCCTCATGGAGCACGCGGTGACCCGCGGGATCGCCCTGACCTCGCCGGCGGGCCTACTGGCCCTGCTGCGCACCTGCGCCACCGCCTGGGCGCGCACCGCCGTGGCCGACGACGCCCGCGAGCTCCTGGAGCTGGGCCGCACTCTCTACGAGCGCCTGGGCACGGTCGCCGGTCACCTCGACGCACTGGGGGCCGCCCTGAGGCGCAGTGTCACCGCCTACAACAGGGCGGTCGGCTCCATGGAGACGCGACTGCTGGTCACCGCCCGATCCCTGGAGACCCTGGGGGCGGACCTTCCCGGTCCCTCCCCCATCGACGCCGACGCCTCCCAACTGCGCTCCTTCTCCTCCCCCGAGCTCTCGGAGCACTGA
- a CDS encoding sunset domain-containing protein, producing the protein MKQFQRSAVVACAALSLVWAAAPAAAADAPEPEAAGVEAAAEENTEGGEPADEPSDDPSDEPGQEQPAEPAEPALPADPAPPVDPSPAPPAASVNGWKQEAGRWFYYVQGKKKTGWLSDKGAWYFLASDGAMATGWAQDGSARYYLGSDGKMQHSKWISVSGRWYYLTGSGAAATGWTQVKGIWYYMDSTGAMATGWVQVKGVWYFLNSSGAMQHSTWISSSGRWYYLTGSGAMATNTWISHGGTWYYVGPTGAMATGWVQVKGVWYFLNSSGAMQHSKWISSSGRWYYLTGSGAMATNTWRGNYYLQADGSMATGTATIGGTRYRFDGSGRAVGVQGSGSYSCPSWAPIKGNRNSRNEMIYHKPGQGSYNQTKPEECFSSAADAARAGYRAARN; encoded by the coding sequence ATGAAGCAATTCCAGCGATCTGCCGTGGTCGCATGCGCCGCACTATCCCTCGTATGGGCCGCAGCCCCCGCCGCAGCCGCCGATGCGCCCGAGCCGGAGGCGGCGGGTGTGGAGGCGGCCGCCGAGGAGAACACGGAGGGCGGCGAGCCGGCCGACGAGCCCAGCGACGACCCCAGCGATGAGCCCGGTCAGGAGCAGCCTGCGGAGCCTGCAGAGCCTGCGCTGCCAGCCGATCCTGCTCCGCCGGTTGATCCCTCCCCTGCCCCGCCCGCGGCGTCGGTCAATGGGTGGAAGCAGGAGGCCGGCCGCTGGTTCTACTACGTCCAGGGGAAGAAGAAGACCGGCTGGCTGTCTGACAAGGGTGCCTGGTACTTCCTCGCCTCCGACGGTGCCATGGCCACCGGCTGGGCGCAGGATGGGTCCGCGCGGTACTACCTGGGCTCGGACGGGAAGATGCAGCACAGCAAGTGGATCAGCGTCTCGGGGCGCTGGTACTACCTGACCGGGTCAGGCGCTGCGGCCACCGGATGGACCCAGGTCAAGGGCATCTGGTACTACATGGATTCCACGGGCGCGATGGCCACCGGGTGGGTCCAGGTCAAGGGTGTGTGGTACTTCCTGAACTCCAGCGGCGCCATGCAGCACAGCACGTGGATCAGCTCCTCGGGACGCTGGTACTACCTGACCGGGTCAGGCGCCATGGCCACCAACACCTGGATCTCCCACGGGGGCACGTGGTACTACGTGGGCCCCACCGGGGCGATGGCCACCGGGTGGGTCCAGGTCAAGGGCGTCTGGTACTTCCTGAACTCCAGCGGCGCCATGCAGCACAGCAAGTGGATCAGCTCCTCAGGGCGCTGGTACTACCTGACCGGATCGGGCGCCATGGCCACCAACACCTGGCGCGGGAACTACTACTTGCAGGCTGACGGGTCGATGGCCACAGGCACCGCGACGATCGGTGGGACGCGCTACCGCTTTGACGGTAGCGGGCGCGCGGTTGGCGTCCAGGGGTCGGGCAGCTACTCCTGCCCGAGCTGGGCGCCGATCAAGGGCAACAGGAACAGCAGGAACGAGATGATCTACCACAAGCCTGGTCAGGGCTCCTACAACCAGACCAAGCCTGAGGAGTGCTTCTCCAGCGCCGCCGACGCCGCCCGGGCGGGGTACCGGGCCGCGAGGAACTGA
- a CDS encoding IS630 family transposase — MHVVVTDEEQQVLIRWKKRGDSLILIRLKAEAILYASHGVDLDFIAEMVGRTVRTVKEWLASWRVSRLHSVVTGHKGNQNAAKLTREQKEQLKEVLSRPPSQSGIKADFWDVPALADVVRTRFDVEYESDSSYRLLMHFAGMSFKLPDPFDKRRDEEAITKRMAQIQDEVADLLSDGWEVYAADEVRVEHEAETRRMWLPQGKRTKIYVDRTRNACSFFGALSLRSKKVKVYGRN; from the coding sequence ATGCACGTGGTTGTGACAGACGAGGAGCAGCAGGTCCTTATCAGGTGGAAGAAGCGAGGTGACTCCCTCATTCTCATCCGGTTGAAAGCTGAGGCTATTCTCTACGCCTCGCACGGCGTTGACCTGGATTTCATTGCGGAGATGGTGGGGCGCACGGTGAGGACTGTTAAGGAGTGGTTGGCGTCTTGGCGTGTCAGCCGTCTGCATTCGGTGGTCACCGGTCATAAGGGAAATCAGAATGCGGCCAAGCTCACCCGCGAGCAGAAGGAGCAGCTCAAAGAGGTTCTGAGCCGGCCACCGTCACAGTCCGGCATCAAGGCGGACTTCTGGGATGTTCCCGCCCTGGCTGACGTGGTGAGGACCAGATTCGACGTGGAGTACGAGTCGGACTCCTCCTACCGGCTGCTCATGCACTTTGCGGGCATGAGCTTCAAGCTGCCCGACCCCTTTGACAAGCGCCGCGACGAGGAGGCCATCACCAAGCGGATGGCCCAGATCCAAGACGAGGTCGCAGACCTCCTGAGCGACGGGTGGGAGGTGTACGCGGCCGATGAGGTGCGCGTGGAGCACGAGGCTGAGACCCGCCGCATGTGGTTGCCCCAGGGTAAACGAACGAAGATCTACGTGGACCGCACCCGCAACGCCTGCTCCTTCTTCGGCGCACTGTCCCTGAGATCCAAGAAGGTCAAGGTCTATGGCCGAAATTAA
- a CDS encoding transposase, whose product MEGNQNTEKILSCLTRLVRETDNDKIAVVLDNAGFHHAKALREQLQPGGRLESLRLIYLPPYAPDHNPVEHVWNTAKGTIANIQRDTPEETYTAFMGYINTRTFDYDFEHLPNITPAHDLV is encoded by the coding sequence ATCGAGGGCAACCAGAACACCGAGAAGATCCTCTCCTGCCTGACTCGCCTGGTGCGCGAGACCGATAACGACAAGATCGCCGTGGTTCTCGACAATGCCGGGTTCCACCACGCCAAAGCGCTAAGAGAGCAGCTTCAGCCCGGAGGCCGGCTCGAGAGCCTCAGGCTCATCTACCTGCCGCCCTACGCACCCGACCACAATCCGGTCGAGCACGTCTGGAACACCGCCAAAGGCACAATCGCGAACATCCAGAGAGACACCCCCGAGGAGACCTACACCGCATTCATGGGCTACATCAACACCCGCACCTTCGACTACGACTTCGAACACCTCCCAAACATCACGCCAGCACACGATCTTGTTTAA
- a CDS encoding IS630 family transposase, with protein sequence MHVVVTDEEQQVLIRWKKRGDSLILIRLKAEAILYASHGVDLDFIAEMVGRTVRTVKEWLASWRVSRLHSVVTGHKGNQNAAKLTREQKEQLKEVLSRPPSQSGIKADFWDVPALADVVRTRFDVEYESDSSYRLLMHFAGMSFKLPDPFDKRRDEEAITKRMAQIQDEVADLLSDGWEVYAADEVRVEHEAETRRMWLPQGKRTKIYVDRTRNACSFFGALSLRSKKVKVYPIEGNQNTEKILSCLTRLVRETDNDKIAVVLDNAGFHHAKALREQLQPGGRLESLKLIYLPPYAPDHNPVEHVWNTAKGTIANIQRDTPEETYTAFMGYINTRTFDYDFEHLPNITPAHDLV encoded by the coding sequence ATGCACGTGGTTGTGACAGACGAGGAGCAGCAGGTCCTTATCAGGTGGAAGAAGCGAGGTGACTCCCTCATTCTCATCCGGTTGAAAGCTGAGGCTATTCTCTACGCCTCGCACGGCGTTGACCTGGATTTCATTGCGGAGATGGTGGGGCGCACGGTGAGGACTGTTAAGGAGTGGTTGGCGTCTTGGCGTGTCAGCCGTCTGCATTCGGTGGTCACCGGTCATAAGGGAAATCAGAATGCGGCCAAGCTCACCCGCGAGCAGAAGGAGCAGCTCAAAGAGGTTCTGAGCCGGCCACCGTCACAGTCCGGCATCAAGGCGGACTTCTGGGATGTTCCCGCCCTGGCTGACGTGGTGAGGACCAGATTCGACGTGGAGTACGAGTCGGACTCCTCCTACCGGCTGCTCATGCACTTTGCGGGCATGAGCTTCAAGCTGCCCGACCCCTTTGACAAGCGCCGCGACGAGGAGGCCATCACCAAGCGGATGGCCCAGATCCAAGACGAGGTCGCAGACCTCCTGAGCGACGGGTGGGAGGTGTACGCGGCCGATGAGGTGCGCGTGGAGCACGAGGCTGAGACCCGCCGCATGTGGTTGCCCCAGGGTAAACGAACGAAGATCTACGTGGACCGCACCCGCAACGCCTGCTCCTTCTTCGGCGCACTGTCCCTGAGATCCAAGAAGGTCAAGGTCTACCCCATCGAGGGCAACCAGAACACCGAGAAGATCCTCTCCTGCCTGACTCGCCTGGTGCGCGAGACCGATAACGACAAGATCGCCGTGGTTCTCGACAATGCCGGGTTCCACCACGCCAAAGCGCTAAGAGAGCAGCTTCAGCCCGGAGGCCGGCTCGAGAGCCTCAAGCTCATCTACCTGCCGCCCTACGCACCCGACCACAATCCGGTCGAGCACGTCTGGAACACCGCCAAAGGCACAATCGCGAACATCCAGAGAGACACCCCCGAGGAGACCTACACCGCATTCATGGGCTACATCAACACCCGCACCTTCGACTACGACTTCGAACACCTCCCAAACATCACGCCAGCACACGATCTTGTTTAA
- a CDS encoding amino acid permease, translating into MSNETSPGPAPADSDDSGLRRSLTNRHMQMIAIGGAIGTGLFVASGATVAQAGPGGAIVAYAAVGLMVLLLMQSLGEMTAHMPVAGSFQTYATRFVSPSFGFAMGWNYWFNWAITVAAELVAAGIIMAYWLPDVPSWIWAGVFLALLTALNAMSARAFGEGEFWLSTIKVITVIVFLIAGVAMIVGIIGGHSGGLANWTQGDAPFHGGALAVVSVFMVAGFSFQGTELVGVAAGEARNPRRDVPRAIRTVFWRIMLFYIGAIAVVGTLVAYNDPRLLRNGTEDVSYSPFTLVFDRAGIAAAAAVMNAVILTAVLSAGNSGLYASTRMLHSMALQGQAPAWFGYVNRHGVPVRALGATALVGAAGFLTAVVGQDTAYTWLLNVSALSGFMVWLGIAVCHFRFRRAYVAQGNNPDDLPYRAPLFPLGPVLAFVMCALVILGQNYEAVFNGELWTVLSSYIGLPVFFMVWLVHRMTRGTAMVPLEQADVSGVRVEPQQD; encoded by the coding sequence ATGAGCAACGAGACGTCGCCGGGCCCCGCGCCGGCCGACAGTGATGACAGCGGGCTGAGACGCAGCCTGACCAACCGCCACATGCAGATGATCGCGATCGGCGGCGCGATCGGCACGGGGCTGTTCGTGGCCTCGGGCGCCACAGTGGCTCAGGCCGGGCCGGGCGGCGCGATCGTGGCCTACGCGGCCGTGGGCCTCATGGTGCTGCTGCTCATGCAGTCCCTGGGGGAGATGACCGCCCACATGCCGGTGGCCGGCTCCTTCCAGACCTACGCCACGCGATTCGTCAGCCCCTCCTTCGGCTTCGCCATGGGATGGAACTACTGGTTCAACTGGGCGATCACCGTGGCGGCCGAGCTGGTGGCGGCCGGCATCATCATGGCCTACTGGCTTCCCGACGTGCCCTCATGGATCTGGGCCGGGGTGTTCCTGGCGCTGCTGACGGCGCTCAACGCCATGAGCGCCCGGGCCTTCGGCGAGGGGGAGTTCTGGCTCTCGACCATCAAGGTGATCACGGTCATCGTCTTCCTCATCGCGGGCGTGGCCATGATCGTGGGCATCATCGGGGGTCACAGCGGTGGGCTGGCCAACTGGACCCAGGGGGACGCCCCCTTCCACGGCGGTGCCCTGGCCGTGGTCTCGGTGTTCATGGTCGCCGGCTTCTCCTTCCAGGGCACCGAGCTGGTGGGTGTGGCCGCGGGCGAGGCCCGCAATCCGCGCCGTGACGTCCCCCGGGCGATCCGCACCGTGTTCTGGCGGATCATGCTGTTCTACATCGGCGCCATCGCCGTGGTGGGCACCCTGGTGGCCTACAACGATCCCAGGCTGCTGCGCAACGGGACCGAGGACGTGTCCTACTCGCCCTTCACACTGGTCTTCGACCGTGCCGGCATCGCTGCGGCGGCGGCCGTCATGAACGCGGTCATCCTGACGGCGGTGCTCAGCGCGGGCAACTCGGGGCTCTACGCCTCCACCCGCATGCTGCACTCCATGGCCCTGCAGGGCCAGGCTCCCGCCTGGTTCGGTTACGTCAATCGCCACGGGGTGCCCGTGCGCGCCCTGGGGGCGACGGCGCTGGTGGGCGCGGCCGGCTTCCTGACCGCCGTGGTGGGACAGGACACGGCCTACACCTGGCTGCTCAACGTCTCGGCCCTGTCCGGCTTCATGGTGTGGCTGGGGATCGCGGTCTGCCACTTCCGGTTCCGACGGGCCTATGTGGCTCAGGGCAACAACCCGGACGACCTGCCCTACCGGGCCCCGCTGTTCCCCCTGGGACCGGTGCTGGCCTTCGTCATGTGCGCCCTGGTGATCCTGGGGCAGAACTATGAGGCGGTCTTCAACGGCGAGCTGTGGACGGTGCTGTCCTCCTACATCGGGCTTCCGGTCTTCTTCATGGTGTGGCTGGTCCACCGCATGACTAGGGGGACGGCGATGGTGCCCCTGGAGCAGGCTGACGTCAGCGGCGTGCGCGTGGAGCCGCAGCAGGACTGA
- a CDS encoding FitA-like ribbon-helix-helix domain-containing protein, which yields MATLYVRDVADSVAEELKVRAAEEGMSLSAYVSAELTRIASRPTNARIVQRLRSKDRSAGPTTEQIVTAVRQGRE from the coding sequence ATGGCAACGCTGTATGTTCGGGACGTGGCGGACAGTGTGGCGGAGGAGCTCAAGGTCCGCGCTGCTGAGGAAGGCATGTCGCTTTCCGCCTATGTGTCCGCGGAGCTCACGCGCATCGCATCGAGGCCCACCAATGCGCGCATCGTCCAGCGTCTGCGCAGCAAGGATCGCAGCGCCGGGCCAACGACGGAGCAGATCGTCACAGCGGTCCGTCAGGGACGAGAGTGA
- a CDS encoding type II toxin-antitoxin system VapC family toxin: MDASAVVEALVGRSPAPELLDLLEGDLAAPHVIDIEMLSALRGLMLGGHLRVEEAEEAREVYAQLTIARYEATLLADRIWALRHQYTSYDAAYLALAEGIDAPVVTCDRKLDAGGRRVSVTVLPRSC, from the coding sequence GTGGACGCCTCCGCAGTCGTGGAGGCTCTCGTGGGGCGCTCGCCTGCGCCGGAGCTTCTCGATCTGCTGGAGGGAGACCTTGCAGCCCCGCACGTGATCGACATTGAGATGCTCTCCGCCCTGAGGGGCTTGATGCTCGGAGGCCACCTCCGTGTGGAGGAGGCTGAGGAGGCGCGAGAGGTCTACGCCCAACTGACGATCGCGCGCTACGAGGCCACGCTGCTCGCGGACCGGATCTGGGCGCTGCGTCACCAGTACACGAGTTATGATGCTGCGTATCTGGCGCTCGCCGAGGGAATCGACGCTCCCGTGGTGACCTGCGATCGCAAACTTGACGCCGGAGGGCGCCGGGTGAGCGTCACCGTTCTTCCGCGCTCATGCTGA
- a CDS encoding 4-hydroxy-3-methylbut-2-enyl diphosphate reductase: MTMTIGQTRGQDGDPSSDRNPAQAAGPTTAQAGDRPAGATGKRILLAAPRGYCAGVDRAVDAVEQALAHYGAPIYVRKEIVHNKYVVEALTRRGAIFVAETDEVPEGARVVFSAHGVSPAVHEQAAARNLDTIDATCPLVTKVHKQAVRFAKDDYDIILVGHTGHEEVEGTQGEAPDHIQVVNGPHEVDQVQVRDPSKVVWISQTTLSVDETLETVRLLRDRFPELVDPPGDDICYATQNRQAAVKAIAPQVDLMIVVGSGNSSNSVRLKEVALDAGAGASHRVDFASEIDPAWLEGVTTVGLTSGASVPEILVREVVERLAEFGFGEVEQVRTATEKISFSLPKNLRADLKEAAGGAVPHGRREPVADHTC; this comes from the coding sequence GTGACCATGACGATTGGGCAGACACGCGGGCAGGACGGCGACCCGAGTAGCGACCGGAATCCTGCGCAGGCCGCCGGGCCGACCACCGCCCAGGCCGGCGACCGGCCCGCCGGCGCCACCGGCAAGCGCATCCTCCTGGCCGCCCCCCGCGGCTACTGCGCCGGCGTGGACCGGGCGGTCGACGCCGTCGAGCAGGCCCTGGCCCACTACGGCGCGCCGATCTACGTGCGCAAGGAGATCGTGCACAACAAGTACGTGGTCGAGGCCCTGACCAGGCGGGGCGCGATCTTCGTGGCCGAGACCGACGAGGTGCCCGAGGGGGCGCGCGTGGTCTTCTCCGCCCACGGGGTCTCCCCGGCCGTTCACGAGCAGGCGGCCGCCCGCAACCTGGACACGATCGACGCGACCTGTCCCCTGGTGACCAAGGTGCACAAGCAGGCGGTGCGCTTCGCCAAGGACGACTACGACATCATCCTGGTGGGCCACACGGGCCACGAGGAGGTCGAGGGCACTCAGGGGGAGGCCCCCGACCACATCCAGGTGGTCAACGGCCCCCACGAGGTGGACCAGGTCCAGGTGCGCGACCCCAGCAAGGTCGTGTGGATCTCCCAGACCACGCTCAGCGTGGACGAGACCTTGGAGACGGTGCGCCTGCTGCGCGATCGCTTCCCCGAGCTGGTCGACCCCCCGGGGGACGACATCTGCTACGCCACCCAGAACCGGCAGGCGGCGGTCAAGGCGATCGCCCCGCAGGTGGATCTCATGATCGTGGTGGGCTCGGGCAACTCCTCGAACTCGGTGCGCCTCAAGGAGGTGGCCCTCGACGCGGGGGCCGGGGCCTCCCACCGCGTGGACTTCGCCAGCGAGATCGACCCGGCCTGGCTGGAGGGCGTGACCACGGTGGGCCTGACCTCGGGCGCCTCGGTGCCCGAGATCCTGGTGCGCGAGGTGGTCGAGCGCCTGGCCGAGTTCGGCTTCGGCGAGGTCGAGCAGGTGCGCACGGCCACGGAGAAGATCTCCTTCTCCCTGCCCAAGAACCTGCGCGCCGACCTCAAGGAGGCCGCCGGGGGCGCGGTCCCCCACGGCCGGCGCGAGCCCGTGGCCGACCACACCTGCTGA